One region of Bacillus zhangzhouensis genomic DNA includes:
- the yabA gene encoding DNA replication initiation control protein YabA, with translation MDKKELFDTVINLEEQIGSLYRQLGDLKNHIGEVIEENHQLQMENQHLRERLDQSDRDKSSEAENDSAQKPSHSDIGEGHDNLARLYQEGFHICNVHYGSIRKEGDCLFCLSFLNKK, from the coding sequence TTGGATAAAAAGGAACTATTTGATACGGTGATTAATTTAGAAGAACAAATCGGTTCTCTTTATCGCCAGTTAGGTGATTTGAAAAATCATATCGGTGAAGTGATTGAAGAAAATCATCAGCTGCAGATGGAGAATCAGCACTTGCGTGAACGTCTGGATCAGTCCGATCGAGACAAATCGTCTGAGGCAGAGAATGATTCTGCCCAGAAGCCAAGTCATTCTGATATAGGAGAAGGTCATGATAACCTGGCCCGGTTATATCAGGAGGGCTTCCATATTTGTAATGTACATTATGGGAGCATTCGTAAAGAGGGAGACTGTTTGTTCTGTCTGTCATTTTTAAATAAAAAATGA
- a CDS encoding 5-bromo-4-chloroindolyl phosphate hydrolysis family protein translates to MKSIFYTFIWAILSTFFSLVILTVSIGVLHHHTGLSILYAMMGWGVMFAGSRWVAFQLFLKKHGLARSDYAYIKQHLKEAGQKLVRLKKALFAVKNVQTIKHNYEILRLARRIYTITKKEPTRFYDAQRFYFESLDSVVELTEKYALLYNQPDRSHELEMTLSQTRVTLTELQKQLTNDLQQVLGRDIEALHIELEVADKMIKK, encoded by the coding sequence ATGAAATCAATCTTTTATACATTTATATGGGCCATCCTCTCTACTTTTTTCTCGCTTGTGATTTTAACCGTCAGTATTGGGGTTTTGCATCATCATACTGGATTATCGATACTGTATGCGATGATGGGATGGGGCGTGATGTTTGCAGGGAGTAGATGGGTTGCTTTCCAGTTGTTTTTAAAGAAACATGGACTGGCTCGTAGTGATTATGCATATATCAAACAGCATCTAAAAGAAGCTGGACAAAAGCTTGTACGTTTAAAGAAGGCTTTATTTGCTGTGAAAAACGTACAGACGATCAAACATAATTATGAAATTCTCCGACTTGCACGACGAATCTATACGATTACAAAAAAAGAGCCGACCCGATTTTATGATGCACAGCGTTTTTATTTCGAAAGCTTGGATTCTGTTGTTGAACTAACTGAAAAATATGCACTATTGTATAATCAGCCTGATCGCAGTCATGAGCTGGAAATGACACTGAGCCAAACTCGAGTGACGCTGACAGAGCTGCAAAAGCAATTGACGAATGATTTGCAGCAAGTATTAGGAAGAGACATAGAAGCCCTTCATATTGAGCTTGAAGTGGCAGATAAAATGATAAAGAAATAA
- a CDS encoding toxic anion resistance protein, whose translation MKPEDHIPSSPASTTDLQFRVFDTLSDEEKQEAIQRAEQIPDNPQKLLFYGTRVQERLLEQSQQMMKYVEKKDIDQIGEVLEAFLHQLHIVEPEDLLPKKQGFFLKLFQRKKRSTQEIISRFQHAKSQIERLSARLRYAKGGLISDHMLLERLFEENQTYFQEMTLQVAAVEAKMTTLEKQIISETQHIGNRTIEEQLMSQEVNAEDYRERLKERKYDLLLSRQIALQCNAQIRMIQHTNHTLANHIQSTISASIPLWINQMSIALTHIQQRANSALENRIQKTYEKVSKQQGELLEEAAFAPIDTLKKVQRQLAEILQETLQVKEHGSKERAQFKNSMYEAEQQLANHQPIKE comes from the coding sequence ATGAAACCAGAAGATCACATCCCATCATCACCTGCTTCCACTACAGATCTTCAGTTTCGGGTGTTTGATACCTTATCTGATGAGGAGAAACAAGAAGCCATACAGCGTGCTGAGCAGATCCCTGACAATCCGCAAAAGCTGCTTTTCTATGGTACACGTGTTCAGGAGCGATTATTGGAACAATCACAACAAATGATGAAATATGTTGAGAAAAAAGATATTGATCAAATAGGAGAGGTGCTTGAGGCATTTTTGCACCAGCTGCATATAGTAGAACCTGAGGATTTACTGCCCAAGAAGCAGGGCTTTTTTTTGAAGTTGTTTCAGCGGAAGAAGCGTTCTACTCAGGAAATCATATCGCGTTTTCAACATGCAAAATCACAGATCGAGAGATTATCAGCAAGGCTTCGTTACGCAAAAGGCGGATTAATTTCGGACCATATGTTATTAGAACGTTTATTTGAAGAAAATCAAACTTATTTCCAAGAGATGACGTTGCAGGTTGCAGCAGTTGAAGCGAAAATGACAACTTTAGAGAAGCAGATCATATCAGAAACGCAGCATATTGGTAATCGGACGATAGAGGAGCAATTGATGAGTCAGGAAGTCAATGCAGAAGATTACAGGGAGAGGTTGAAGGAACGGAAATATGATTTGCTGCTAAGCCGACAAATTGCGTTGCAATGTAATGCCCAAATTCGAATGATCCAGCATACGAATCATACATTGGCCAATCACATTCAATCAACTATTTCTGCGTCCATTCCTCTATGGATTAACCAAATGTCGATTGCATTAACGCATATTCAGCAGCGTGCCAATTCAGCTCTTGAGAATCGAATCCAAAAAACATATGAAAAAGTATCAAAGCAGCAGGGGGAGCTTCTTGAAGAGGCAGCTTTTGCACCTATAGATACATTGAAAAAGGTTCAACGTCAATTAGCTGAAATCTTACAGGAAACGTTACAGGTGAAAGAGCATGGAAGCAAAGAGCGAGCTCAATTCAAAAACAGCATGTATGAGGCAGAACAGCAGCTGGCGAATCACCAGCCAATAAAGGAATGA
- a CDS encoding cyclic-di-AMP receptor: MKLIVAVVQDQDSSKLLKILTEHHFGVTKLASTGGFLKSGNTTFIIGCDDVRVDKALQLIKENCRKRDQMIAPVSPMGGNADSYVPYPVEVEVGGATVFILPVEQFHQF, from the coding sequence ATGAAATTAATTGTTGCCGTTGTACAGGACCAAGATAGCAGCAAGTTGTTGAAGATATTGACTGAACATCATTTCGGCGTGACAAAATTAGCTTCAACTGGTGGGTTTTTAAAGTCTGGGAATACGACTTTTATTATTGGTTGTGATGATGTCCGGGTGGATAAAGCATTACAGCTTATAAAAGAAAATTGCCGTAAACGTGATCAAATGATCGCGCCTGTATCCCCAATGGGTGGAAATGCAGATTCATACGTACCATACCCTGTTGAGGTTGAAGTTGGCGGAGCTACTGTCTTTATTCTGCCAGTTGAACAATTTCATCAATTTTAA
- the tmk gene encoding dTMP kinase: MSGMFITFEGPEGAGKTTVIRKVYEEMERQGYAVMATREPGGIDIAEQIREVILNEKNTKMDAKTEALLYAAARRQHLAEKVEPALQRGQTVLCDRFVDSSLAYQGYARGLGIEEVKSINDFAINGTMPQMTIYFSITPEEGLKRIVANQGREKNRLDMETLNFHQLVREGYELLIAQSPERFRVVDASQPMQAVYEEVLQLIQDTLKQNQI; this comes from the coding sequence ATGAGCGGTATGTTTATTACGTTTGAAGGACCAGAGGGTGCCGGAAAAACGACAGTGATTCGAAAAGTGTATGAAGAAATGGAACGCCAAGGATATGCAGTGATGGCGACACGTGAACCTGGCGGCATTGACATTGCAGAGCAGATTCGTGAAGTCATTTTAAATGAAAAAAACACAAAAATGGACGCGAAAACAGAAGCTCTGCTGTATGCAGCCGCAAGAAGGCAGCATTTGGCTGAGAAGGTAGAACCGGCATTACAGCGTGGGCAGACAGTTTTATGTGATCGTTTTGTCGATAGCTCCCTTGCTTATCAAGGCTATGCGAGAGGGCTTGGGATTGAAGAAGTAAAGTCAATTAACGACTTTGCGATTAATGGTACGATGCCGCAAATGACCATTTATTTTTCTATTACACCTGAGGAAGGGCTAAAGCGAATTGTTGCCAATCAGGGAAGAGAAAAGAATCGATTAGACATGGAGACGCTGAATTTCCACCAGCTGGTCAGAGAAGGCTATGAACTGCTTATTGCACAATCACCAGAACGATTCCGTGTAGTGGATGCCTCTCAACCGATGCAGGCTGTCTATGAAGAAGTCCTTCAATTGATTCAGGACACATTAAAGCAAAATCAAATATGA
- a CDS encoding GIY-YIG nuclease family protein has protein sequence MEKHNHYFYVLKCADGSLYAGYTNDLQKRLMTHNSGKGAKYTRARRPVELFYHECFATKREAMQQEYRFKTWTRKKKDMYIEEMRMEREAAHEKDTEKL, from the coding sequence ATGGAGAAGCATAATCATTACTTCTATGTATTAAAATGTGCAGATGGCAGTCTGTATGCGGGTTATACAAATGATTTACAAAAAAGATTGATGACTCACAATAGTGGAAAGGGAGCAAAGTATACAAGAGCGAGACGGCCGGTTGAGCTTTTTTATCATGAATGTTTTGCGACCAAAAGAGAAGCCATGCAGCAAGAATATCGTTTCAAAACCTGGACACGGAAAAAGAAAGACATGTATATAGAAGAAATGCGAATGGAAAGGGAGGCGGCACATGAAAAAGACACAGAAAAGCTTTGA
- a CDS encoding YaaR family protein produces MKINQDMRLRLEKRELQAMKGSQTSGSFKASMETQSGKLRLEQLTVMLSDIEVFGKKLAKSRNLKDLARFKGLVKRFVKETVDNGLNIETSRSFDIYGNTRTLALVKALDEKLIELTEEMMDQEKPSIDLLERIGEIKGLLINLYT; encoded by the coding sequence GTGAAAATTAATCAAGATATGCGGCTGCGTTTAGAAAAGCGTGAACTTCAAGCGATGAAAGGAAGCCAGACATCTGGTTCCTTTAAAGCTTCGATGGAGACGCAAAGCGGCAAACTGCGCTTAGAACAGCTGACGGTCATGCTGAGTGATATCGAAGTGTTCGGTAAAAAGCTAGCGAAGTCAAGAAACCTAAAGGATTTGGCTAGGTTTAAAGGACTGGTGAAGCGCTTTGTGAAAGAGACAGTCGATAATGGATTAAATATAGAAACATCAAGGAGTTTTGACATTTATGGCAACACACGTACACTTGCTTTAGTCAAAGCCTTAGATGAAAAGCTGATTGAATTAACCGAGGAAATGATGGATCAAGAGAAACCATCTATTGATTTGCTTGAACGTATTGGAGAAATAAAAGGTTTATTGATTAACCTTTACACATAG
- a CDS encoding stage 0 sporulation family protein yields MYNVIGVRFKKAGKIYYFDPNGFHIENDSCVIVETVRGVEYGQVVIANKKVDEHDVVLPLRKVIRVADERDRLIVEENKEAAMAAFDTCLQKVSEHGLEMKLVDVEFTFDRNKVIFYFTADGRVDFRELVKDLASIFKTRIELRQIGVRDEAKMLGGIGPCGRMLCCSTFLGDFEPVSIKMAKDQNLSLNPTKISGLCGRLMCCLKYENDEYETAKEQLPDIGETIQTSNGSAKVVGLNILERILQVELTGQEKVIEYTWEELLQEGVVSAQTTE; encoded by the coding sequence TTGTACAACGTAATTGGTGTTCGCTTTAAAAAAGCGGGCAAAATCTATTATTTCGATCCTAATGGATTTCATATAGAAAATGATAGCTGTGTCATTGTAGAAACGGTCAGAGGGGTTGAGTACGGACAAGTGGTCATCGCCAACAAAAAAGTAGATGAACACGATGTGGTTCTCCCTCTGCGTAAAGTCATTCGTGTAGCAGACGAACGAGACCGGCTCATCGTTGAGGAAAACAAAGAAGCAGCGATGGCAGCCTTTGATACATGTCTTCAGAAGGTAAGTGAACATGGACTAGAAATGAAACTGGTCGATGTTGAATTTACATTTGACCGAAACAAGGTCATCTTCTACTTCACAGCAGATGGCAGAGTTGATTTCCGTGAGCTAGTGAAGGATCTTGCATCAATCTTCAAGACGAGAATTGAACTTCGCCAGATTGGTGTAAGAGATGAGGCAAAAATGCTTGGCGGCATTGGTCCTTGCGGGCGAATGCTTTGCTGTTCGACATTCTTAGGAGACTTTGAACCAGTGTCTATTAAAATGGCAAAGGATCAAAACCTATCGTTAAATCCGACAAAAATTTCAGGACTATGCGGCCGTTTGATGTGCTGCTTGAAATATGAGAATGATGAGTATGAAACAGCGAAAGAACAATTACCGGATATCGGCGAAACGATTCAGACGTCTAACGGCTCTGCAAAGGTAGTAGGGCTTAATATTTTAGAACGAATTTTGCAAGTTGAATTAACTGGGCAAGAAAAAGTGATAGAATATACATGGGAAGAATTATTACAAGAAGGCGTTGTATCTGCACAAACAACTGAGTAA
- a CDS encoding aminotransferase class I/II-fold pyridoxal phosphate-dependent enzyme, with product MKTPLYTALAQHAEKKPYSFHVPGHHNGDVFFDEARTYYESILQLDVTELEGLDDLHHPTGVIQEAEHLLAKLYGSDQSFFLVNGTTVGNLAMVMAACRAGDEIFVQRNCHKSVYHAIELAGAMPIMIEAEIDPHLHVPTHVTDETVKKAIAKHPNCRAIVLTYPNYYGHAADLSKLIHMCHESGMIVLVDEAHGAHFVLGGAFPPSALSYGADVVVQSAHKTLPAMTMGSYLHLQGGRMDVKRLKTFLTMLQSSSPSYPIMASLDAARAYVEKIKKKGILDGIMKGLAELKNEFNRIPQLEVVESEWLSNDPLKCVIRSTEGLTGYELKRVFESVEVHPELADEHQVLLVFGLEEKQDIPFKRIEQALKQSDSLLKGKGHIQREALAIENDEHRQNIEAVPFEYAAGRVSAESVIPYPPGIPLIVKGERIEIEQIAALTRLLGHQVHIQASQVVHQRKLYVYIEEETL from the coding sequence TTGAAAACACCTTTATATACAGCATTAGCACAACATGCGGAAAAGAAACCTTATTCTTTCCACGTTCCAGGACATCACAATGGAGATGTCTTTTTTGATGAGGCACGGACTTATTATGAGTCAATTCTTCAGCTGGATGTAACGGAGCTTGAAGGATTAGATGATCTCCATCATCCAACTGGTGTGATTCAAGAGGCTGAACATTTATTGGCAAAGCTATATGGATCAGATCAAAGCTTTTTCCTTGTGAATGGGACAACTGTCGGAAATTTAGCGATGGTGATGGCTGCCTGTCGTGCGGGAGATGAGATTTTCGTCCAGCGAAATTGTCATAAGTCTGTTTACCATGCGATTGAGCTTGCAGGAGCAATGCCTATTATGATAGAAGCTGAGATAGATCCACACCTGCATGTTCCAACACATGTAACGGATGAAACAGTCAAAAAAGCCATAGCAAAACATCCTAATTGCCGGGCGATCGTTTTGACTTATCCGAACTACTACGGACATGCAGCCGATTTATCAAAACTGATTCACATGTGCCACGAATCGGGCATGATCGTATTGGTTGATGAGGCACATGGTGCACATTTTGTATTGGGCGGCGCTTTTCCTCCATCTGCTCTTTCCTATGGAGCTGACGTGGTGGTACAATCAGCACATAAAACTCTTCCGGCCATGACGATGGGATCCTATCTTCATCTTCAGGGGGGGCGAATGGATGTTAAGCGTTTGAAAACATTCCTCACGATGCTTCAAAGCAGTTCTCCATCCTATCCAATTATGGCCTCATTGGATGCGGCAAGGGCTTATGTCGAGAAGATTAAGAAAAAAGGAATCTTGGATGGAATCATGAAAGGGCTGGCTGAGTTGAAAAATGAATTCAATCGTATACCTCAGCTTGAAGTGGTCGAGTCTGAATGGCTTTCTAACGATCCATTAAAATGTGTTATTCGATCAACAGAAGGGCTGACTGGTTATGAACTAAAACGAGTGTTTGAATCAGTGGAAGTTCACCCAGAGCTTGCGGACGAACATCAGGTTTTACTTGTCTTTGGTTTAGAAGAGAAGCAGGACATTCCTTTTAAACGGATAGAGCAGGCCCTTAAGCAAAGCGATTCATTGCTCAAAGGAAAAGGTCATATTCAAAGAGAGGCACTGGCTATTGAGAACGATGAGCATAGGCAGAATATAGAAGCCGTCCCATTTGAATATGCAGCAGGCCGGGTTAGTGCAGAATCGGTGATTCCATATCCACCGGGTATTCCTTTGATCGTTAAGGGAGAGCGTATTGAAATCGAGCAAATTGCGGCTTTGACCCGTTTACTTGGGCATCAGGTTCATATTCAAGCCAGTCAGGTGGTTCATCAGAGAAAATTATATGTTTATATAGAAGAGGAGACACTATGA
- the holB gene encoding DNA polymerase III subunit delta', with translation MAISWDDMNNLQPRVMRLIFNSIDKDRLAHAYLFEGKKGTGKLDAAMLLAKSFFCLEAGVKPCESCQNCKRIESGNHPDLHLVQPDGQSIKKSQVQALQEEFTKAGVESHRKMYIILHADKMTVNAANSLLKFLEEPNRETMAVLITEQSHKMLDTIISRCQMLSFQPLQPQSLEQQLLQEGVSQHLARLLSNLTNHLAEALELSRNDQFAESRAKVIKLYEVLHQRKEHAFFYIQDQWMPFFKEKDLQEIGLDMLLFIYRDVLSIQIGNEDKVIYQDLFQTMKQHALHSTQQMVTSQILAVLEAKKRLQSNVNAQGLMEQLVLMLQEG, from the coding sequence ATGGCAATTAGCTGGGACGACATGAATAATTTGCAGCCGCGCGTCATGCGGCTGATTTTTAATAGTATTGATAAAGACCGACTTGCGCATGCCTATTTATTTGAAGGAAAAAAAGGGACAGGAAAGCTGGATGCTGCGATGCTATTGGCTAAGAGCTTTTTTTGCTTGGAAGCAGGAGTGAAACCATGTGAATCTTGTCAAAACTGCAAAAGGATTGAATCAGGAAATCATCCTGACTTACATCTCGTGCAGCCTGATGGCCAATCCATTAAGAAGTCACAAGTGCAGGCATTGCAGGAGGAATTTACAAAAGCCGGTGTAGAATCTCATCGAAAAATGTATATCATTCTTCATGCGGACAAAATGACGGTCAATGCCGCGAACAGTTTATTGAAATTCCTAGAGGAGCCTAATCGGGAAACGATGGCGGTTTTAATCACTGAGCAATCGCATAAAATGCTGGATACGATTATTTCAAGATGTCAGATGCTCAGCTTTCAACCGCTGCAGCCACAATCCTTGGAGCAGCAGCTTTTACAAGAAGGCGTATCTCAGCATCTCGCAAGGCTTTTGTCGAATTTAACCAATCATTTAGCAGAAGCACTCGAATTAAGTCGAAATGATCAGTTTGCAGAGTCTAGAGCGAAAGTGATAAAATTGTATGAAGTCTTACACCAGCGAAAAGAACATGCATTTTTTTATATACAGGATCAATGGATGCCTTTTTTCAAAGAGAAAGACCTTCAAGAAATAGGTCTGGACATGCTTTTATTTATATATCGTGATGTATTGTCGATTCAAATAGGAAATGAAGATAAAGTCATTTATCAAGACTTATTCCAGACAATGAAGCAGCATGCGCTGCATTCCACACAGCAGATGGTGACCAGCCAGATTCTTGCTGTACTAGAAGCGAAAAAGAGACTTCAATCCAACGTGAATGCCCAAGGGCTGATGGAGCAATTGGTGTTGATGTTGCAGGAGGGATAA
- a CDS encoding sigma factor G inhibitor Gin — protein sequence MGKKEREAICLICEEKKTKGIYLYHQFLCRECERKLISTSTSDPSYADYVRKLKNLHTPPLYS from the coding sequence ATGGGCAAAAAAGAGCGAGAAGCAATTTGTTTGATTTGTGAAGAGAAAAAAACAAAGGGAATTTATTTATATCATCAGTTTTTGTGCCGGGAATGTGAGCGAAAGTTAATTTCTACATCGACCTCGGATCCTAGCTATGCCGATTATGTTAGAAAACTTAAAAATCTTCATACGCCGCCTTTGTATTCATAG
- a CDS encoding tRNA1(Val) (adenine(37)-N6)-methyltransferase, producing the protein MVSLREDERLDYLLAEDMKIIQSKTVFAFSLDAVLLAKFAYVPIQKGEIIDLCTGNGIVPLLLSTRSKASITGVEIQERLFDMAKRSVEYNQLEHQIELIRGDLNDMPERYGNHKVDVITCNPPYFKTPSKDEINENEYLAIARHEIYCTLEDVVRVSSTLLKQGGKLALVHRPGRLLEIVELMKKYRIEPKRIQFVYPKQGKEANTILVEGIKDGKPDLKILPPLFVYGEDQEYTDEIRTILYGEA; encoded by the coding sequence ATGGTTTCGTTAAGAGAAGATGAACGTTTAGATTACCTGCTCGCCGAAGATATGAAGATTATTCAAAGTAAAACTGTGTTTGCCTTTTCATTGGACGCAGTGTTATTAGCTAAATTTGCTTATGTGCCAATCCAAAAAGGGGAGATCATTGATCTTTGTACCGGAAATGGCATCGTGCCATTGCTGCTTTCGACTCGATCTAAGGCCTCGATTACGGGTGTTGAAATTCAAGAACGGCTGTTTGATATGGCAAAAAGAAGTGTCGAGTATAATCAACTTGAGCACCAGATCGAATTGATTCGTGGTGACTTGAATGATATGCCGGAACGCTACGGCAATCATAAAGTGGATGTGATTACATGTAACCCTCCATATTTTAAAACACCTTCTAAGGATGAAATCAATGAAAATGAATATTTGGCGATTGCACGGCATGAAATTTATTGTACATTAGAAGATGTCGTTCGTGTTTCTTCTACGCTGCTAAAGCAAGGAGGGAAACTGGCGCTGGTTCATCGACCAGGACGGCTGCTTGAAATAGTGGAATTAATGAAGAAATACCGAATTGAACCAAAACGAATTCAATTTGTTTATCCCAAACAAGGAAAAGAAGCCAATACTATCTTGGTAGAGGGCATAAAAGATGGAAAACCAGATCTGAAAATTCTCCCGCCTCTTTTTGTTTATGGAGAAGATCAGGAGTATACAGATGAAATCAGGACGATACTGTATGGAGAAGCATAA
- the rsmI gene encoding 16S rRNA (cytidine(1402)-2'-O)-methyltransferase, with amino-acid sequence MKKTQKSFDGQSDMGILYLVPTPIGNLEDMTFRAIQTLKDVDYIAAEDTRQTKKLCHVYEIDTPLTSYHEHNKDSSGRKLIEWLKEGKSIALVSDAGLPTISDPGAEVVRDFTSIGGYVIPLPGANAALTALIASGIAPQPFFFYGFLDRQKKEKKKQLEALKKRQETIIFYEAPHRLKETLTLMKEVWGNRNIAITRELTKKFEEFIRGDVESVLTWAAENQIRGEFCLVVQGNDQAEEELNEEAWWTSLSEKEHVIHYIEEGLTAKEAIKRTAVERGVPKRTIYDAYHIEQ; translated from the coding sequence ATGAAAAAGACACAGAAAAGCTTTGATGGTCAATCTGACATGGGCATTCTTTATCTCGTCCCAACCCCGATTGGAAATCTAGAAGATATGACGTTCCGAGCGATACAAACATTAAAAGATGTAGACTATATTGCCGCAGAAGATACAAGACAAACGAAAAAGCTTTGTCATGTATACGAGATTGATACACCTTTAACGAGTTATCATGAGCATAACAAAGACAGCAGCGGTCGCAAGTTAATCGAATGGCTAAAAGAAGGGAAAAGTATCGCCCTCGTGAGTGATGCTGGTTTACCGACGATTTCAGATCCGGGGGCTGAAGTGGTTCGAGATTTTACTAGCATCGGAGGCTATGTCATTCCGTTACCTGGCGCAAATGCTGCACTAACCGCACTCATTGCATCAGGAATCGCGCCTCAGCCATTTTTCTTTTACGGTTTTCTCGACCGTCAAAAAAAAGAAAAGAAAAAGCAGCTTGAAGCCTTGAAGAAACGCCAAGAAACGATCATTTTCTATGAAGCGCCCCATCGGTTAAAAGAAACGCTGACTTTGATGAAGGAAGTGTGGGGAAATCGGAACATTGCAATTACGAGGGAACTGACAAAAAAATTCGAAGAGTTCATTCGTGGGGATGTAGAGTCCGTGCTGACATGGGCTGCGGAGAATCAAATCCGAGGTGAGTTCTGTCTTGTGGTCCAAGGAAATGATCAAGCTGAAGAAGAGCTGAATGAAGAAGCATGGTGGACGTCCTTATCTGAAAAAGAACATGTAATTCATTACATAGAGGAAGGATTAACGGCGAAGGAAGCCATTAAACGTACAGCTGTCGAACGTGGTGTGCCAAAGCGCACGATATACGATGCCTATCATATTGAACAATAA
- a CDS encoding AbrB/MazE/SpoVT family DNA-binding domain-containing protein, whose translation MKMKSTGIVRKVDELGRVVIPIELRRTLGIAEKDALEIYVDDEKIILKKYKPNMTCQVTGEVSDDNLKLANGKLVLSREGAEQIINEIQNQLQSQK comes from the coding sequence ATGAAGATGAAATCTACAGGTATTGTACGTAAAGTTGATGAATTAGGGCGCGTGGTGATTCCAATCGAACTTCGCCGTACGCTAGGAATCGCCGAAAAAGACGCTTTGGAAATTTATGTTGATGATGAAAAAATTATTCTAAAAAAATATAAACCAAACATGACTTGCCAAGTAACAGGTGAAGTATCAGACGATAACCTTAAACTTGCTAATGGTAAATTAGTTCTTAGCCGTGAAGGTGCAGAGCAAATCATTAACGAAATCCAAAACCAACTTCAATCACAAAAATAA